A region from the Acidobacteriota bacterium genome encodes:
- the trpA gene encoding tryptophan synthase subunit alpha: MSALDQVFARCREQKRAAFIPFLMAGDPDLETTESLIRALAAGGADIIELGVPFSDPIADGPVNQQAAARALAAGTTMAGIFDVIARCRDSIRVPIVLFTYFNPIHARGIERFSEQAAASGVDGVLCVDLPPEAAADRFIPALTSRGLDTVFLLAPTSTKDRIAKVAAASRGFVYYVSRTGVTGEQSALAPALIKEVKKVRRRLPLPLAVGFGISSPEQVAEVAKVADGVVVGSALVRLVGEHAEDPNLPSLIEERVRILSSPLAAKAPA, translated from the coding sequence ATGAGTGCCCTCGACCAAGTCTTCGCCCGCTGCCGGGAGCAGAAGCGGGCCGCCTTCATCCCCTTCCTGATGGCCGGCGATCCCGATCTCGAGACCACCGAGTCGCTGATCCGGGCGCTGGCCGCCGGTGGCGCCGACATCATCGAGCTCGGGGTGCCCTTCAGCGATCCCATCGCCGATGGCCCGGTCAACCAGCAGGCGGCGGCGCGCGCCCTCGCGGCGGGTACCACCATGGCCGGTATTTTCGACGTCATCGCCCGCTGCCGCGACAGCATTCGAGTGCCGATCGTGCTGTTCACCTACTTCAACCCGATCCACGCTCGCGGTATCGAGCGCTTCTCGGAGCAGGCGGCGGCCTCCGGAGTCGACGGTGTGCTGTGTGTCGACCTGCCTCCCGAGGCGGCCGCCGACCGCTTCATTCCGGCGCTCACCTCGCGCGGCCTCGATACGGTCTTCCTGCTCGCCCCCACCAGCACCAAGGATCGCATCGCCAAGGTGGCGGCGGCGTCTCGGGGCTTCGTCTACTACGTCTCTCGCACCGGCGTCACCGGTGAGCAGTCGGCGCTGGCGCCGGCGCTGATCAAGGAGGTCAAGAAGGTGCGCCGGCGGTTGCCGCTGCCACTCGCCGTCGGTTTCGGCATCTCCTCACCGGAGCAGGTCGCCGAGGTCGCCAAGGTGGCCGATGGTGTGGTGGTGGGCAGCGCCCTGGTGCGGCTGGTCGGAGAGCACGCCGAAGACCCCAATCTGCCGAGCTTGATCGAGGAACGGGTGCGCATCCTGAGCTCGCCGCTGGCGGCGAAGGCGCCGGCGTGA
- a CDS encoding phosphoribosylanthranilate isomerase: protein MKVCGVTTVADARLAVDLGADLVGLNFYPPSPRHLEVGPAREISRAIADRALKVGVFVDRPVDEIDDIDRRVGLDLIQLHGDESPAQVAHWGERALPAIRVPARQREPLDAGLLEDYPRAWGFLFDIRHAAYGGTGIAWNYDTLAPLEGSRPRLVAGGIDAPSVRRALAASGATGVDVCSGVESAPGLKDPEKMRRFFEEVRHGARD from the coding sequence GTGAAGGTCTGCGGCGTCACCACCGTCGCCGACGCCCGGCTCGCCGTCGACCTCGGCGCCGACCTGGTGGGCCTCAACTTCTATCCGCCGAGCCCGCGCCATCTCGAGGTCGGGCCAGCCCGGGAGATCTCCCGCGCCATCGCTGATCGCGCCCTCAAGGTCGGAGTGTTCGTCGACCGGCCGGTCGACGAGATCGACGACATCGATCGTCGGGTCGGCCTCGATCTGATCCAGCTCCACGGCGACGAGTCGCCGGCCCAAGTGGCCCATTGGGGGGAGCGGGCCCTGCCGGCGATCCGGGTGCCGGCGCGGCAACGCGAGCCCCTCGATGCTGGCCTTTTGGAGGATTACCCGCGGGCCTGGGGATTTTTGTTCGACATTCGCCACGCCGCCTACGGCGGCACCGGCATCGCTTGGAACTACGATACCCTTGCCCCGCTCGAAGGCTCCCGGCCGCGGCTCGTGGCCGGTGGAATCGATGCCCCGTCGGTGCGCCGTGCCCTGGCCGCCAGCGGGGCGACGGGAGTGGATGTCTGCTCCGGAGTCGAATCCGCTCCGGGGCTCAAGGACCCAGAGAAAATGCGACGATTCTTCGAGGAGGTACGCCATGGCGCGCGCGACTGA
- the trpD gene encoding anthranilate phosphoribosyltransferase, which translates to MITPSEALGRLCDGEDLSKAEVAELFGQLMDGEMSNIEKSALLVALRMKGETPAEIAGAAVAMRQRVIAVEHRCPEVVDTCGTGGDGSGTFNISTAAALVAAAGGATVAKHGNRSVSSRSGSADVLSALGLDKILGPREAGRCLAEVGIAFLFAPRFHPAMREVMPVRRALALRTVFNVLGPLTNPAGAHCQLVGVYQESLVEVVARVLADLGSRHALVVHGDGLDEITTTGETLIGEVRDGGVTLARWTPEKLGTAAVAKSDLAGGEPQENAAVMERLLQGEAGPLAEITAVNAGAALYVGGRAETLVDGIAAARRLLAEGTAWERLEALRRFTASAEEDV; encoded by the coding sequence GTGATCACACCTAGCGAGGCCCTCGGCCGCCTGTGCGACGGCGAAGATCTGAGCAAGGCCGAGGTGGCTGAGCTCTTCGGCCAGCTGATGGACGGCGAGATGTCGAATATCGAGAAGTCCGCTCTGCTGGTGGCGCTGCGCATGAAGGGTGAAACGCCGGCGGAGATTGCCGGCGCGGCGGTCGCCATGCGTCAGCGGGTGATCGCCGTCGAGCACCGCTGTCCGGAGGTGGTCGACACCTGCGGCACCGGTGGCGACGGTTCCGGAACTTTCAACATCTCGACGGCGGCGGCGCTGGTGGCGGCGGCCGGTGGCGCGACCGTCGCCAAGCACGGCAACCGCTCGGTGTCGAGCCGATCCGGCAGCGCCGATGTGCTCAGCGCCCTCGGCCTCGACAAGATCCTCGGGCCGCGAGAGGCCGGGCGGTGCCTCGCCGAGGTCGGCATCGCCTTTCTCTTCGCGCCGCGCTTCCATCCCGCCATGCGCGAGGTCATGCCGGTGCGCCGCGCCCTCGCCCTGCGCACCGTGTTCAACGTCCTCGGCCCGCTGACCAATCCGGCCGGTGCCCACTGCCAGTTGGTCGGCGTCTACCAGGAGAGTCTGGTCGAGGTGGTGGCGCGGGTGCTGGCGGACCTCGGCAGCCGCCACGCCCTGGTGGTCCACGGCGACGGCCTCGACGAGATCACCACCACCGGCGAAACCTTGATCGGCGAGGTGCGCGATGGCGGGGTGACGCTCGCCCGCTGGACGCCGGAGAAGCTCGGCACGGCGGCGGTGGCGAAGAGCGACCTGGCCGGTGGCGAGCCGCAGGAAAACGCCGCCGTCATGGAGCGCCTGCTGCAGGGCGAGGCCGGTCCGCTGGCGGAGATCACCGCCGTCAACGCCGGCGCCGCCCTCTACGTCGGCGGCCGCGCCGAGACCCTCGTCGACGGCATCGCGGCGGCCCGCCGGCTGCTCGCCGAAGGCACCGCCTGGGAGCGACTCGAAGCGCTGCGCCGCTTCACCGCCAGCGCCGAGGAGGATGTGTGA
- a CDS encoding helix-turn-helix domain-containing protein, with the protein MNDLRRGLIAPRQERSKATLDRLLDATEELLGERPWAEITVAEIVSRSATSVGSFYARFPAKEALVEALLERYHEEARRSLAAAASSAEWQALSLAERARRLIAEIVALCRHRRGLLRLRLQRRLAGLESEANSEPPRDREVVAALVELFGGCVPEIGHDQPESALRFALRMVDGVVISAIALDDVSQSYGPVDDSVLIAELTRAFVAYLQAPPGIDPQGMPE; encoded by the coding sequence GTGAACGACCTTCGCCGAGGCCTCATCGCGCCCCGCCAGGAACGCAGCAAGGCGACCCTCGACCGCTTGCTCGACGCCACCGAGGAGCTCCTCGGGGAGCGGCCTTGGGCCGAGATCACGGTGGCGGAGATCGTGTCTCGCAGCGCCACCTCGGTCGGGTCCTTCTACGCTCGATTCCCCGCCAAAGAGGCCCTGGTGGAGGCACTCCTCGAGCGCTATCACGAGGAAGCCCGACGGAGCTTGGCGGCCGCCGCGAGCTCCGCAGAGTGGCAGGCCCTGTCGCTGGCCGAGCGGGCGCGGCGCCTGATCGCCGAAATCGTCGCCCTGTGTCGGCACAGACGTGGCCTGCTTCGTCTTCGCCTGCAGCGTCGATTGGCAGGCCTCGAGAGCGAGGCGAATTCCGAGCCGCCGAGGGACCGCGAGGTGGTGGCAGCGTTGGTCGAGCTGTTCGGGGGCTGTGTCCCTGAAATTGGCCACGACCAACCCGAGAGCGCGCTGCGCTTCGCTCTACGCATGGTCGATGGCGTCGTGATCTCGGCGATCGCCCTCGACGACGTCAGTCAGAGCTATGGCCCGGTAGATGACTCGGTCCTGATCGCGGAGCTGACCCGCGCCTTCGTGGCCTACCTGCAAGCTCCCCCCGGAATCGATCCGCAGGGGATGCCGGAGTAG
- a CDS encoding aminodeoxychorismate/anthranilate synthase component II: MVDNYDSFTYNLVQALTVAGAEVLVLRNDAEAAAAMLERRPQGIVLSPGPGRPEGAGVCLDLLALEPTVPVLGVCLGHQALAVACGAVVGRAPRLMHGKTSPVRHDGQGIFAGLSQPFEATRYHSLDVPPGTLPEALEASAWADDGILMGMRHKQHPWFGVQFHPESVLTVEGPRLLENFLRRCGVATTPAPATAEEVTT, encoded by the coding sequence ATGGTCGACAACTACGATTCCTTCACCTACAACCTGGTGCAGGCCTTGACGGTGGCCGGTGCCGAGGTGCTGGTGTTGCGCAACGATGCCGAGGCGGCGGCGGCGATGCTCGAGCGCCGGCCCCAGGGCATCGTTCTGTCGCCGGGACCGGGGCGGCCGGAAGGGGCCGGGGTGTGCCTCGACCTGCTCGCCCTCGAGCCCACCGTGCCGGTGCTCGGGGTGTGCCTCGGGCACCAGGCTCTGGCGGTGGCCTGTGGCGCCGTCGTCGGCCGCGCCCCGCGCCTGATGCACGGCAAGACCTCGCCCGTGCGCCACGACGGCCAGGGCATCTTCGCGGGCTTGTCGCAGCCCTTCGAGGCCACCCGCTACCACTCCCTTGACGTCCCTCCCGGAACCCTGCCGGAGGCCCTCGAGGCCAGCGCCTGGGCCGACGACGGCATTCTGATGGGAATGCGACACAAGCAACATCCTTGGTTCGGCGTGCAGTTCCATCCCGAGTCGGTGCTCACCGTCGAAGGTCCGCGGCTGCTCGAGAACTTCCTGCGCCGCTGCGGGGTGGCGACCACCCCGGCGCCGGCGACAGCAGAGGAGGTGACGACGTGA
- a CDS encoding alpha/beta fold hydrolase, whose product MTARQGTVLTVICFLLMSTPGLWAEEAGNPTRDLVISVPGAELAATVSLPAAAEESSGPVPGVVLLHGSGPSTRAFQAPLTAWFLARGFAVLAFDKRGCGASTGSWIRSSLDDLAGDAAAALDALRSQPEVAGGRVGFFGHSQAGWVVPRAVAGGAEADFAIVVAGGGARPTTVESWGYQQAFERAGLEDAERRRGFEWIERYFAYLESCRGREALARGLEGERGRPWSAIASLDKILPSESNCPNWRWVATYDPLPDIAGLGDLPMLVLFGGRDSQAPSEVSIARWRLGLTLAGNDHQRLVLLPQATHSLGLGMHPGGHGAASASRPEPDGDYMKEIASWLRDQGLGGLPRLAPTAAEP is encoded by the coding sequence ATGACTGCAAGACAAGGCACCGTCCTCACCGTCATTTGCTTCCTGCTGATGTCCACACCCGGCCTGTGGGCCGAGGAGGCCGGCAATCCGACCCGGGACCTCGTCATCTCGGTCCCCGGCGCCGAGCTGGCGGCCACCGTTTCCCTGCCAGCGGCGGCCGAAGAGAGCTCCGGCCCCGTGCCCGGCGTCGTCCTGCTCCACGGTTCGGGACCTTCGACGCGGGCCTTTCAGGCCCCCTTGACGGCCTGGTTCCTCGCCCGCGGCTTCGCCGTCCTGGCGTTCGACAAGCGGGGCTGCGGCGCCTCGACCGGAAGCTGGATTCGGTCCTCCCTCGATGACCTCGCCGGCGATGCGGCGGCCGCCCTGGATGCGCTGCGCAGTCAGCCCGAAGTCGCCGGCGGCAGGGTGGGATTCTTCGGTCACAGTCAGGCCGGCTGGGTGGTGCCGCGGGCCGTTGCCGGAGGGGCCGAGGCGGATTTCGCCATCGTCGTCGCCGGCGGTGGCGCCCGACCGACGACGGTCGAGTCCTGGGGTTACCAACAGGCCTTCGAGCGCGCCGGCCTGGAAGATGCCGAGCGGCGGCGGGGCTTCGAGTGGATCGAGCGCTACTTCGCCTATCTCGAATCCTGCCGCGGCCGGGAAGCCCTCGCCCGTGGGCTCGAAGGCGAGCGGGGTCGGCCCTGGAGCGCCATCGCCTCCCTCGACAAGATCTTGCCGAGCGAGAGCAACTGCCCCAACTGGCGTTGGGTGGCGACCTACGATCCTCTGCCGGACATCGCAGGCCTCGGCGACTTGCCGATGCTGGTGTTGTTCGGCGGGCGCGACTCCCAGGCGCCATCGGAGGTCTCGATCGCCCGCTGGCGGCTCGGGCTGACCCTGGCCGGAAACGACCACCAGCGCCTGGTGCTGTTACCGCAGGCGACCCACAGCCTCGGGCTCGGCATGCACCCCGGAGGCCACGGGGCGGCGTCCGCAAGCCGGCCAGAGCCGGACGGCGACTACATGAAGGAGATCGCGAGCTGGCTGCGCGATCAGGGGCTGGGCGGTCTGCCGAGGTTGGCGCCGACAGCGGCCGAGCCCTGA
- the trpB gene encoding tryptophan synthase subunit beta — MARATEATGQFGPYGGRFVPETLMAPLAELSKAYDKIIRQRAFRRRLRGLLADYAGRPTPLYLAERLSERLGGARIYLKREDLLHTGAHKINNAIGQALLAQKMGKERVIAETGAGQHGVATATAAALLGLRCTVYMGTEDMRRQRLNVERMRLLGAEVCGVDAGSRTLKDAINEALRDWVTHVHHSHYILGSVLGPDPYPRMVRDFHRVIGDEARRQLKKAEGRWGPDLAVACVGGGSNALGLFTAFFGDRTRMIGVEAGGRGDDLGEHAARFQGGTLGVLHGTRTLVLQDREGQIVPTHSVSAGLDYPAIGPEHVFLHDEGRVEYTSVGDREAIDAFHLLAETEGILPALESAHALAEAARHAPHMSAKMVILVNLSGRGDKDVESVLGFDSGDGVVTPFVDRRAERERS; from the coding sequence ATGGCGCGCGCGACTGAGGCTACCGGCCAATTCGGTCCCTACGGTGGGCGCTTCGTTCCGGAAACCCTGATGGCGCCGCTGGCGGAGCTGTCCAAGGCCTACGACAAGATCATCCGGCAACGCGCCTTTCGCCGTCGCCTGCGCGGTCTGCTGGCCGACTACGCCGGTCGACCGACGCCCCTTTACCTCGCCGAGCGCCTGAGCGAGCGGCTGGGTGGGGCGCGCATCTACCTCAAGCGCGAAGACCTTCTGCACACCGGGGCTCACAAGATCAACAACGCCATCGGCCAGGCGCTGCTGGCCCAGAAGATGGGCAAGGAGCGGGTGATCGCCGAGACCGGCGCCGGCCAGCACGGCGTGGCGACGGCCACCGCGGCCGCCCTGCTCGGCTTGCGTTGCACCGTCTACATGGGCACCGAGGACATGCGCCGGCAGCGTCTCAATGTCGAGCGCATGCGCCTCCTGGGGGCCGAGGTCTGCGGCGTCGACGCCGGCAGCCGCACCCTCAAAGACGCCATCAACGAGGCGCTGCGCGACTGGGTCACCCACGTGCACCACAGTCACTACATTCTGGGCTCGGTGCTGGGCCCGGACCCCTATCCTCGGATGGTGCGCGACTTCCACCGCGTCATCGGCGACGAGGCGCGGCGCCAGCTCAAGAAGGCGGAAGGGCGCTGGGGCCCCGACCTGGCGGTGGCCTGCGTCGGCGGCGGCAGCAACGCCCTCGGCCTGTTCACCGCCTTCTTCGGCGATCGCACGCGCATGATCGGCGTCGAGGCGGGAGGCCGGGGCGACGACCTCGGCGAGCACGCGGCGCGCTTCCAGGGCGGTACCCTCGGCGTCCTCCACGGCACCCGCACTCTGGTGCTGCAGGATCGCGAGGGCCAGATCGTTCCGACCCATTCCGTGTCGGCCGGCCTCGACTATCCGGCGATCGGGCCGGAGCACGTTTTCCTGCACGACGAGGGACGGGTGGAGTACACCTCGGTGGGAGATCGTGAGGCCATCGACGCCTTCCACCTGCTCGCCGAGACGGAGGGCATCCTGCCGGCCCTGGAGTCGGCCCATGCCCTCGCCGAGGCGGCGCGCCATGCGCCCCACATGTCGGCGAAGATGGTGATTCTGGTCAATCTTTCGGGCCGCGGCGACAAGGATGTCGAGTCGGTCCTCGGCTTCGACTCCGGCGATGGCGTGGTGACGCCCTTCGTCGATCGGCGTGCCGAACGGGAGCGGTCATGA
- a CDS encoding indole-3-glycerol-phosphate synthase, with the protein MKVAEILLDITAQRRRAMAGVDDPAPALPAGELAASLLTRVEKPFLGALAEGPGPAIIAEVKMGSPRLGSLLGRIDPAEQARRYVDGGAAALSVVVEPDFFHGSYELLETCKRVSGLPAIAKDFVVDDRQLFWARDAGADAVLLIAALQGRDELRRRARLARRLGLVPLIETHDRGDVELLAGEDWELVGVNNRDLRTFEVDIERSIELLPRLPVAALKVAESGLASGDQVARLAAAGFRAFLIGESLLLADDPVALLAELRGDRR; encoded by the coding sequence GTGAAGGTCGCCGAGATCCTCCTCGACATCACCGCCCAGCGGCGGCGGGCGATGGCAGGCGTCGACGACCCGGCTCCGGCGCTTCCGGCTGGGGAGCTTGCGGCGTCATTGCTGACGAGGGTCGAGAAACCCTTCCTGGGCGCCCTCGCGGAAGGTCCCGGGCCGGCGATCATCGCCGAGGTCAAGATGGGCTCGCCGCGGCTCGGCTCGCTGCTCGGCCGGATCGATCCGGCGGAGCAGGCGCGGCGCTATGTCGACGGCGGGGCAGCGGCCCTCTCGGTGGTGGTCGAGCCGGATTTCTTCCACGGTTCCTACGAGCTCCTCGAGACCTGCAAGCGGGTCTCCGGCCTGCCGGCCATCGCCAAGGACTTCGTGGTCGACGATCGCCAGCTCTTCTGGGCGCGCGACGCCGGGGCCGATGCTGTGCTGCTGATCGCCGCCCTGCAGGGCCGCGACGAGCTGCGTCGTCGGGCGCGGCTGGCTCGCCGCCTCGGTCTGGTGCCGTTGATCGAGACCCACGACCGCGGCGACGTCGAGCTACTGGCCGGTGAGGACTGGGAGCTGGTGGGGGTCAACAACCGCGACCTGCGCACCTTCGAGGTCGACATCGAGCGCTCCATCGAGCTGCTGCCGAGGCTGCCGGTGGCTGCCCTCAAGGTGGCCGAGAGCGGCCTGGCGAGCGGCGATCAGGTGGCGCGCCTCGCCGCGGCCGGCTTCCGGGCATTTCTGATCGGCGAGTCGCTGCTGCTGGCGGACGATCCGGTGGCGCTTCTCGCCGAGCTTCGTGGGGATCGTCGATGA
- a CDS encoding AraC family transcriptional regulator, whose translation MADQTPLGGACSLRRIGPFSLWESRQPPGFEVAAHYHRHPSLCLVLDGGYHQDSASPFWVGRGMAVLASPSAGGGMRFGPEGARTLLIEGPEEAWGDVLGFGKLPAREEVRDDVSGLALALAVHLPAAREARILDLVVEMAAMRAQESRASGPLPRSVRDALAVIEDGLREGALGEDGLGEGWTLSSLAAAVGVNRVTLARGFRRHLGTTVGEYLRTRRLGRAAERIARGEALAAVAGECGFADQSHLTRHFHRRFGVSPARFRRRLMAVPDGAV comes from the coding sequence ATGGCCGACCAGACGCCCCTCGGCGGAGCTTGCAGCCTGCGCCGCATCGGACCCTTCTCCCTGTGGGAGAGCCGGCAGCCACCGGGCTTCGAAGTGGCGGCCCACTACCACCGACATCCCTCCCTTTGCCTGGTCCTCGATGGCGGTTACCACCAGGATTCTGCGTCGCCGTTCTGGGTCGGCCGCGGCATGGCGGTGCTGGCTTCCCCCAGCGCCGGCGGCGGTATGCGCTTTGGTCCGGAGGGCGCCCGCACCCTTCTGATCGAGGGACCGGAAGAGGCCTGGGGGGACGTCCTCGGCTTCGGCAAGCTGCCGGCGAGGGAAGAAGTGCGTGACGACGTGTCGGGGTTGGCGCTGGCGTTGGCGGTCCATCTACCGGCCGCCCGTGAGGCCCGGATCCTCGATCTGGTAGTCGAGATGGCGGCGATGCGAGCCCAGGAGAGCAGAGCCTCGGGGCCGCTGCCGCGGTCGGTGAGAGACGCCCTGGCGGTGATCGAGGATGGCCTCCGCGAGGGTGCCCTCGGCGAAGACGGCCTCGGCGAGGGCTGGACCCTCTCTTCCCTCGCCGCTGCGGTGGGGGTGAACCGGGTCACCCTGGCGCGCGGCTTCCGGCGCCATCTGGGGACCACCGTCGGCGAGTATCTGCGAACCCGCCGGCTGGGCCGGGCGGCCGAACGGATCGCGCGCGGAGAGGCGCTGGCGGCGGTTGCCGGCGAATGCGGCTTCGCGGATCAGAGCCATCTGACGCGTCACTTCCATCGTCGCTTCGGGGTTTCGCCGGCGAGGTTTCGCCGGCGCTTGATGGCGGTCCCTGACGGTGCGGTTTGA
- a CDS encoding phospholipase, translated as MSRDRPSGRAVARQIATIVHGTYLLERPAEGPEEVLLMGFHGYGEGAESQLEALRAIPGSEGWVLCSVQALHPFYTRSGRVVSSWMTKFDRDRAIGDNVHYVSAVLAEVLRDLGTIERLAFTGFSQGVAMAYRAAAGCGRKSDALVVLGGDVPPEVAARDLPGFPPVLIGAGKEDPAYTPERMAEDVAILEGKGLAVEGYAFDGGHEWAEDFRQRAAAFLAERLA; from the coding sequence GTGAGTCGCGACCGGCCCAGCGGTCGAGCGGTGGCGCGGCAGATCGCCACCATCGTTCACGGCACCTATCTCCTCGAGCGACCCGCCGAAGGCCCGGAAGAGGTCCTGCTGATGGGTTTCCACGGCTACGGCGAAGGCGCCGAGAGCCAGCTCGAGGCGCTGCGCGCCATCCCCGGCAGCGAGGGCTGGGTGCTGTGCTCGGTGCAGGCGCTCCACCCCTTCTACACCCGCAGCGGCCGGGTGGTGTCGAGCTGGATGACCAAGTTCGACCGCGATCGCGCCATCGGCGACAACGTCCACTACGTGTCGGCGGTGCTCGCCGAGGTGCTGCGCGATCTGGGCACCATCGAGCGCCTCGCCTTCACCGGTTTCTCCCAGGGTGTCGCCATGGCCTATCGCGCCGCCGCCGGCTGTGGCCGCAAGAGCGATGCCCTGGTAGTGCTCGGCGGCGACGTGCCGCCGGAGGTCGCCGCCCGCGACCTGCCGGGCTTTCCTCCGGTGCTCATCGGTGCCGGCAAGGAAGATCCCGCCTACACCCCCGAACGGATGGCCGAAGATGTCGCCATTCTCGAAGGCAAGGGCCTGGCGGTCGAGGGCTATGCTTTCGACGGCGGCCACGAGTGGGCCGAAGACTTCCGCCAGCGGGCGGCGGCTTTTCTCGCCGAGCGCTTGGCCTGA
- a CDS encoding CPBP family intramembrane glutamic endopeptidase: MLVALGAVASAQHLGPTTPMGNVVALAGIVLSLTIALLAPRLRGETLRVLGFRRPASWRRAGLGAAAAAGVMLLVEWTAQLWILPRLLGVPPADTSRFDSLRGDPWALIGSLVIMWLTAALAEEVIYRGFLMGRLARLFRGTGRAWIAALLLSSLFFGLLHLYQGIGGVLMTACAGLMLGGVYLLSGRNLWVVILAHGLTNTVSYLMVALGWV; encoded by the coding sequence GTGCTCGTCGCGCTGGGAGCTGTCGCCAGCGCGCAGCACCTGGGACCGACCACCCCGATGGGCAACGTCGTGGCCCTCGCCGGCATCGTCTTGTCACTGACGATTGCCCTCCTGGCGCCTCGTCTGCGCGGCGAGACCCTGCGAGTGCTGGGCTTCCGCCGACCGGCGAGTTGGCGGCGCGCTGGCCTGGGGGCCGCTGCCGCTGCTGGCGTCATGCTGCTGGTCGAGTGGACGGCTCAGCTTTGGATCTTGCCGCGCCTCCTGGGCGTTCCGCCGGCGGATACCAGCCGCTTCGACTCCCTGCGGGGAGACCCCTGGGCCCTGATCGGCAGCCTGGTGATCATGTGGCTGACGGCGGCGTTGGCCGAGGAGGTGATCTATCGCGGCTTCCTGATGGGCCGGCTGGCCCGGTTGTTCCGAGGGACGGGACGGGCTTGGATCGCGGCGCTGCTGCTCAGCTCCCTGTTCTTCGGTCTTCTTCACCTCTACCAGGGGATTGGTGGAGTTCTGATGACGGCCTGCGCAGGCCTGATGCTCGGCGGGGTCTATCTGCTCTCCGGGCGCAATCTGTGGGTCGTCATCCTGGCCCACGGCCTGACCAACACGGTGTCTTACCTCATGGTTGCTCTGGGATGGGTGTGA